A stretch of the Sphingobacterium thalpophilum genome encodes the following:
- a CDS encoding YeeE/YedE family protein, giving the protein MLLEYIRQPWPWYISGPLIAVVMYLLLKQGKDFGMSSNLRTMCTIFGAGKTTSFFRFDWKTQAWNLLVACGTVMGGFLAHYFLSDGRAAQINPQSIADLRQLGIIDQLQGYLPESLFIFDGSLFQLLILSIGGLLIGFGTRYAGGCSSGHAISGLSNFQIPSLIAVIGFFIGGIVMVHFLFPLIFT; this is encoded by the coding sequence ATGTTATTAGAATACATCAGACAGCCCTGGCCCTGGTACATCTCAGGCCCTCTAATTGCAGTAGTTATGTACCTGCTGTTAAAACAAGGAAAAGATTTTGGCATGTCCAGCAATCTGCGGACCATGTGTACAATATTCGGAGCTGGTAAGACCACCTCCTTTTTCCGGTTTGACTGGAAAACACAGGCTTGGAATCTTCTGGTAGCCTGCGGCACGGTCATGGGTGGTTTCCTTGCCCACTACTTTCTCAGTGATGGCAGAGCCGCACAGATCAATCCCCAGAGTATTGCCGACCTCAGGCAGCTGGGCATCATTGATCAGCTGCAGGGTTATCTGCCCGAATCGCTTTTCATTTTCGATGGCTCCCTGTTTCAGCTGCTGATCTTAAGTATCGGCGGGCTTTTGATTGGCTTCGGAACAAGATATGCAGGTGGCTGTTCGTCCGGTCATGCTATTTCAGGCTTAAGCAATTTTCAGATCCCTTCCCTCATTGCTGTGATCGGTTTTTTCATCGGTGGTATCGTAATGGTACATTTTTTATTTCCCTTAATCTTTACATAA
- a CDS encoding sulfite exporter TauE/SafE family protein, producing the protein MELILVIGFLLAILVGLSMGMMGSGGSILTLPIFVYLFRIEPQYALDYSLFSIGALAIIGSITPLIKKEIDLHITTVFLVPSILSVYLTKRYLLPAIPQQVDFDNTFISRNHIIMLLFAFVILLSAVAMISRKRQTAASTAHMNIVQVSKAIASGLLVGLITGLVGAGGGFIIVPSLVLLLGIPLKQAISTSLLIIGLNASFGLMANYHFWAHMNWPILVIFTLITLIGLQLGNKWKGRLDTIRLQGMFAYFLISIAVLILVFESIQFVNQ; encoded by the coding sequence ATGGAATTAATCCTTGTAATCGGATTTCTATTGGCGATTTTGGTAGGCTTATCGATGGGCATGATGGGCAGCGGTGGCAGTATTCTGACTCTTCCTATCTTTGTGTATCTATTTCGCATCGAGCCACAATATGCACTGGATTATTCCCTATTCTCCATAGGCGCGCTTGCCATAATAGGCTCAATAACTCCCTTGATAAAAAAGGAGATAGATCTGCACATCACCACTGTTTTTCTTGTCCCCTCGATCCTGTCCGTCTATCTGACAAAGCGATACCTTTTACCAGCCATTCCCCAACAGGTCGATTTTGACAATACCTTCATTTCCCGAAACCATATTATTATGCTGTTATTTGCGTTTGTGATTCTGTTATCTGCGGTAGCAATGATCAGCAGAAAAAGACAGACTGCAGCCAGCACAGCCCACATGAATATCGTTCAGGTCTCCAAAGCCATCGCATCAGGACTGCTCGTTGGCCTGATCACGGGTTTGGTAGGCGCAGGTGGTGGTTTTATCATCGTACCATCTTTGGTATTGCTGTTAGGAATCCCGCTCAAGCAGGCTATTTCCACATCCTTATTGATCATCGGGCTCAATGCTTCTTTCGGACTAATGGCAAATTATCACTTCTGGGCCCATATGAACTGGCCAATATTGGTTATCTTTACCCTAATCACGTTAATAGGACTGCAGCTCGGCAACAAGTGGAAAGGCAGGCTGGACACCATACGGTTACAGGGCATGTTTGCGTATTTCCTGATCAGTATCGCCGTACTGATTCTTGTTTTTGAAAGCATCCAATTCGTCAATCAATAA
- a CDS encoding porin has product MKKTLTLIAISGLSVASLHGQEQTAADSLTAGRSSLLLKEPARAKLFQLDVLLRAGLQVENADGSSQAKANLDDARILMSGDYNEQLSYKVRFRLNRSFGPTSQDNASRALDMAYIKYKFGKDRKWSVTAGKQSAIVGSYEFENNPIYEYKFTDYVDRILNLFVVGGTLSYEIDANHSVHAQVYNTTNDSFMDVHTKNGFGVGELERSDVPMGAYLTWVGAFMDKKIHTKWSYNISQFAKGHTNHSVSLANKLKTAKQMLYLDLQYSYLGVDHALIASSAINDFYGRTGTARVLAKDVNYASAILRYDQFLSKKWELALKAGYETAGARDDDQLGKNFRQNWTYFAALQHKPFHNQDLRFYLGYVGNTVNYKGYMNMDKSQYNRIAFGAYFTIPVL; this is encoded by the coding sequence ATGAAAAAAACACTTACACTTATTGCAATATCGGGCTTGAGCGTGGCCAGCTTGCATGGACAGGAGCAGACGGCAGCAGACTCTCTTACGGCAGGACGGTCCAGCTTGCTGTTAAAAGAACCTGCAAGGGCGAAGCTCTTCCAATTGGATGTTTTGCTTCGTGCCGGATTGCAGGTCGAGAATGCCGACGGTTCTTCTCAAGCAAAAGCGAATCTGGACGATGCGCGTATTTTGATGAGTGGTGACTATAACGAGCAGCTTTCCTATAAAGTTCGTTTTCGGCTGAATAGGTCATTTGGTCCCACAAGTCAGGATAATGCATCCCGTGCATTGGATATGGCGTACATCAAGTACAAATTTGGTAAGGATCGTAAATGGTCTGTTACAGCAGGTAAGCAAAGCGCGATTGTCGGTAGTTACGAATTTGAAAATAATCCGATCTATGAGTATAAATTTACCGATTATGTGGACCGGATCTTGAATCTGTTTGTCGTTGGAGGAACCTTATCCTATGAGATTGATGCTAACCATTCCGTGCATGCCCAAGTCTATAATACCACCAATGACAGTTTCATGGATGTGCATACCAAAAATGGTTTCGGGGTGGGTGAGCTGGAGCGCTCTGATGTGCCGATGGGCGCATATTTGACCTGGGTAGGCGCTTTTATGGACAAAAAGATCCATACAAAGTGGTCTTATAATATATCTCAGTTTGCTAAAGGACATACCAATCATTCCGTTTCCCTGGCGAATAAGTTGAAGACCGCCAAGCAGATGCTATATCTGGACTTACAGTATTCATATTTAGGGGTTGACCATGCGTTGATCGCGTCATCGGCAATCAACGACTTTTACGGACGCACCGGTACGGCCCGTGTACTGGCAAAAGATGTCAACTATGCTTCAGCCATTCTGCGGTATGATCAGTTTTTAAGCAAAAAATGGGAACTGGCGCTCAAGGCCGGTTACGAAACCGCTGGCGCCAGGGATGACGATCAGCTCGGTAAAAACTTCCGTCAGAACTGGACCTATTTTGCCGCGCTGCAGCACAAGCCTTTTCACAATCAGGATTTACGATTTTACCTTGGTTACGTAGGTAACACGGTAAATTACAAGGGATATATGAATATGGACAAGAGCCAGTACAACCGTATTGCCTTTGGCGCATACTTTACCATACCAGTGTTGTAA
- the ureB gene encoding urease subunit beta produces MIPGEYILKKEEIKANVGHRTTSLVVKNEGDRPIQVGSHYHFFEANKLLSFDREKAFGMRLNIPASTAVRFEPGEQKSVVLVEFGGNKEIHGFNGLTNGKYTDQNVKSKAVEKMKKLKFRQSK; encoded by the coding sequence ATGATTCCAGGAGAATACATTTTAAAAAAAGAAGAGATCAAAGCTAATGTGGGTCATAGGACCACAAGCCTTGTTGTCAAAAATGAGGGCGACAGACCCATTCAGGTCGGCTCGCATTATCATTTTTTTGAAGCGAACAAACTGCTTTCTTTTGACCGGGAAAAAGCGTTTGGCATGCGCTTGAATATACCCGCCAGTACAGCGGTACGTTTCGAACCCGGAGAGCAGAAATCTGTTGTGCTGGTCGAGTTTGGAGGAAATAAAGAAATTCACGGCTTTAACGGACTGACAAACGGTAAATACACCGACCAGAACGTCAAATCCAAGGCGGTGGAGAAAATGAAAAAATTAAAATTCAGACAATCTAAATAA
- a CDS encoding WG repeat-containing protein, with the protein MKHLFLCISIFTLICVSKGTAQQKVFKIAYQFADPETGTDTSASEFIKVLADQGESLMRAYISKDQIRVETLLFGKSVQISDLTQQTSYQLDEISKTYTTTEIASGKLIETSAEGDYAYSSDLQIRLIPNEKKIIAGIACKKAIFNLEGTNDPQTEITVWYAENLPKLYWGTYDYLEKVPGAALYVGAAGLGIQATKVEEIPFDKTLFEIPEGYEEGERDDATADSALNDNLSWYQDPATEYFGVQDSLGNKLTPAKYSSIYAYVGKFAIVSDAAQMFGLIDLQGKEVIPCQYESLSLDIEGAPLVFMKDQKYGLLDSTGKQLLAAKYDFISIPNLNYALYNEGEQTGVLDFKGNVLIPAKYEIVAEYHDNLALILENQTYQLVDKSGQALLPSSQEFLSFAGERLLLAFKGDKYGYIDYSGKVIIPFQFQNAQAFENGLALVSEDLENFYYIDARGKFIKKYEE; encoded by the coding sequence ATGAAACATCTTTTTCTTTGCATAAGCATTTTCACCCTCATTTGTGTCTCTAAGGGGACTGCACAACAGAAGGTTTTTAAAATAGCATATCAGTTTGCCGATCCCGAAACGGGGACCGACACTTCTGCGTCGGAGTTTATCAAAGTTCTGGCGGACCAAGGGGAAAGCTTGATGCGTGCGTATATTTCCAAAGATCAAATACGTGTCGAGACCTTGCTGTTCGGAAAATCCGTGCAGATAAGCGACCTTACCCAGCAGACCTCCTATCAGCTGGATGAAATCAGCAAAACATACACGACAACGGAAATTGCTTCGGGCAAACTTATCGAAACTTCGGCGGAGGGCGACTATGCATACTCCAGCGACCTGCAGATCAGGCTTATCCCCAATGAGAAAAAGATAATTGCCGGCATAGCCTGTAAAAAAGCAATATTCAATCTGGAAGGCACCAACGATCCGCAAACAGAGATCACCGTTTGGTACGCTGAAAATTTGCCAAAATTATATTGGGGCACCTATGATTACCTCGAAAAGGTGCCGGGTGCAGCTCTATATGTCGGAGCAGCAGGACTGGGCATTCAGGCCACCAAAGTGGAGGAAATTCCTTTTGACAAAACTTTATTTGAAATACCAGAGGGTTACGAAGAAGGTGAACGTGACGATGCCACCGCGGATTCTGCATTAAACGACAATTTATCCTGGTACCAGGACCCCGCTACTGAATATTTTGGTGTACAGGACAGTTTAGGGAATAAACTGACCCCAGCTAAATATTCGTCCATCTACGCTTATGTAGGCAAGTTCGCCATCGTATCTGATGCGGCACAAATGTTTGGCTTGATCGACCTCCAGGGTAAAGAGGTTATTCCTTGTCAGTATGAATCATTGAGCCTCGATATCGAAGGAGCTCCTCTCGTATTTATGAAGGACCAAAAATATGGCCTGCTGGATAGCACCGGGAAACAGTTGCTGGCGGCAAAATATGATTTTATCAGCATTCCGAACTTAAACTATGCGCTCTATAATGAAGGCGAACAGACAGGTGTACTCGACTTTAAGGGCAATGTACTGATCCCTGCCAAGTACGAGATCGTTGCCGAATACCATGACAATCTGGCCCTGATTCTTGAAAATCAAACCTATCAGCTGGTGGACAAATCTGGCCAGGCGCTGCTTCCCTCCAGTCAGGAGTTTCTGTCTTTTGCTGGCGAAAGATTACTGCTTGCCTTTAAAGGTGATAAATACGGTTACATAGACTACAGTGGAAAAGTCATTATTCCTTTCCAATTTCAGAATGCCCAAGCTTTCGAAAACGGATTGGCCCTGGTGAGTGAAGACCTCGAAAATTTTTACTATATTGATGCTAGAGGTAAGTTTATCAAGAAGTATGAAGAGTAA
- a CDS encoding DUF6691 family protein has protein sequence MKAIKFISIGILLGIVLYKSEAASWYRIYEMFQFRSFHMYGMIGSALGTAIILVQIIKRKQLKDSNGMPIQFHDKDKSITRYLVGGTIFGLGWALTGACPGPLFTLMGAGYWTMGITLLFAVLGTWLYGLLRHKLPH, from the coding sequence ATGAAAGCAATCAAGTTTATATCTATCGGCATATTGCTCGGAATCGTCCTCTACAAATCGGAGGCTGCTTCTTGGTACAGGATCTACGAAATGTTCCAGTTTCGCTCCTTCCATATGTATGGAATGATCGGATCAGCGCTAGGTACCGCCATCATCCTCGTACAGATCATCAAACGCAAACAGCTTAAAGACAGCAACGGCATGCCAATTCAGTTTCACGACAAAGACAAGAGCATCACACGCTATTTAGTAGGCGGCACCATCTTTGGACTCGGCTGGGCCTTGACTGGAGCCTGCCCCGGCCCGCTATTTACACTGATGGGCGCTGGCTATTGGACAATGGGCATCACACTGCTGTTTGCTGTTCTCGGGACATGGCTTTACGGACTGCTCCGTCATAAGCTACCGCATTAA
- a CDS encoding urease accessory protein UreF produces the protein MKNNLRMNPLLTLMQINDSVFPIGGFTHSYGLETYITKGIVHDSKSAKVYAQTLLEHSFFYNDAAFFHKAWQLCETKATKKKVAELDALVTAFKAAYEIRDASKKLGIRFLKLTEKLQPVKRCSAYLKAINAQEVHGHYAIAFAMFAQAQGIHYADALSAFYYNSLNGIMTNCAKLVPISQMDAQQILFKLQPLISRLVAAQPALADDLIGNCCIAQDIRCMQHEKLYTRIYIS, from the coding sequence ATGAAAAATAATTTACGTATGAATCCATTGTTGACATTGATGCAGATCAATGATTCTGTTTTTCCGATCGGAGGGTTTACCCATTCATATGGGTTGGAAACTTACATTACCAAAGGGATCGTGCATGATTCGAAGTCTGCGAAAGTGTATGCCCAAACTTTGCTGGAGCACAGCTTTTTCTACAACGATGCGGCTTTCTTTCATAAAGCCTGGCAACTGTGCGAAACAAAGGCGACCAAAAAGAAAGTCGCGGAACTGGATGCGCTGGTTACCGCTTTTAAAGCCGCCTACGAGATCCGGGACGCCAGCAAAAAACTGGGCATACGGTTTCTGAAACTCACTGAAAAACTGCAGCCCGTCAAACGTTGTTCGGCCTACCTGAAAGCCATCAATGCTCAGGAAGTGCATGGGCATTATGCTATTGCGTTTGCAATGTTTGCTCAGGCACAGGGGATTCATTATGCCGATGCACTGAGCGCTTTTTATTACAATTCACTCAACGGTATCATGACCAATTGTGCAAAATTAGTTCCCATCAGCCAGATGGATGCGCAACAGATCCTATTTAAGCTCCAGCCGCTGATTAGCAGACTGGTTGCCGCTCAACCTGCATTGGCTGACGATCTGATCGGAAATTGTTGTATCGCACAAGATATCCGATGTATGCAGCACGAGAAGTTATATACACGAATTTATATTTCATAA
- the ureC gene encoding urease subunit alpha: MGGWNRREWIKVVGLTTLGSTVGLHALGLDKLGLDKSSVKYIDGELYIPRDKYAALFGPTTGDKVRLADTELFIEIEKDFNVYGEENKFGGGKTIRDGMGQSARALRDEDVLDFCITNVIIIDHWGIVKGDIGIKDGKIVGIGKAGNPDVQDGVTKGMVIGASTEVHGGAGYILTAGGIDTHIHFISPQQIETALYSGVTTFIGGGAGPADGTLATTVTSGKWYIERMFEAFENLPINVGFFGKGNVSTTKPIEEQIEAGALGVKIHEDWGATPATIDAALKVADKYDVQVAIHTDTLNEAGFLEDTVAAIDGRVIHTFHTEGAGGGHAPDIIKIAMYPNILPASTNPTKPFTVNTAEEHLDMLMVCHHLDKNVKEDVAFADSRIRPQTIAAEDILQDMGVFSIMSSDSQAMGRVGEVISRTFQTAHKMKVQRGPLAEDKGKDNDNFRVKRYVSKFTINPAKAHGIDKYIGSIEKGKYADLILWKPELFGVKPELVIKAGMILGAKMGDANASIPTPQPIIYRPMFGNYGKAVSKLCFNFVSKVSLENGNIEKLNLSRKCLPVEGCRTVMKKDMVHNHATPDIVVNPETYEVTVDGVLATCEPLKELPMAQRYFLF; encoded by the coding sequence ATGGGAGGATGGAATAGACGCGAATGGATCAAGGTGGTGGGACTCACGACATTGGGTTCTACGGTTGGTCTACATGCACTTGGTTTAGATAAACTAGGTTTAGACAAATCATCTGTAAAATATATTGATGGGGAACTTTATATCCCCAGAGACAAATATGCTGCACTTTTTGGTCCGACTACGGGCGATAAAGTGCGTCTGGCGGATACGGAGCTCTTTATTGAAATTGAAAAAGATTTCAACGTTTACGGTGAAGAGAATAAATTCGGTGGTGGAAAAACGATCCGCGACGGTATGGGGCAGTCGGCACGTGCATTGCGGGACGAGGACGTATTGGACTTTTGTATCACCAATGTGATTATCATTGATCACTGGGGGATTGTAAAAGGTGATATCGGGATCAAAGACGGTAAAATTGTCGGTATCGGCAAAGCAGGTAATCCCGATGTACAGGATGGGGTTACCAAAGGCATGGTCATCGGCGCTTCGACCGAAGTGCATGGCGGGGCCGGCTATATCCTTACGGCCGGAGGTATTGATACCCACATCCATTTTATATCGCCACAACAGATTGAAACCGCACTTTATTCGGGGGTAACAACATTCATCGGTGGCGGAGCAGGCCCGGCAGACGGCACGCTTGCCACCACGGTCACCTCGGGAAAATGGTATATCGAACGCATGTTTGAAGCCTTTGAGAACTTGCCGATCAACGTGGGATTCTTCGGAAAAGGGAATGTTTCAACAACCAAACCGATCGAAGAACAAATTGAAGCCGGTGCACTGGGTGTCAAAATCCACGAGGACTGGGGCGCAACACCCGCGACTATTGATGCCGCATTGAAGGTTGCTGATAAATACGATGTACAGGTGGCTATACACACCGATACGCTCAACGAAGCGGGTTTCCTGGAAGATACTGTTGCAGCAATTGACGGACGTGTTATTCATACCTTCCATACTGAAGGAGCTGGGGGAGGTCACGCGCCTGATATCATCAAAATTGCAATGTACCCGAATATCCTGCCGGCGTCTACCAACCCGACAAAACCATTTACGGTGAATACAGCAGAAGAACATCTGGATATGTTGATGGTGTGTCATCACCTGGATAAGAATGTGAAGGAAGACGTGGCATTTGCGGATTCTCGGATTCGCCCGCAGACCATCGCTGCTGAGGATATTCTTCAGGATATGGGGGTATTCTCCATCATGAGCTCGGATAGCCAGGCAATGGGCCGTGTCGGAGAAGTGATTTCACGGACTTTCCAGACAGCGCATAAGATGAAAGTACAGCGCGGACCATTGGCTGAGGATAAAGGGAAAGATAATGACAACTTCCGTGTCAAACGCTATGTGTCCAAATTTACGATCAATCCAGCGAAAGCACATGGTATCGATAAGTATATCGGATCCATAGAAAAAGGTAAATATGCGGATCTGATCTTATGGAAACCCGAACTGTTTGGTGTGAAGCCCGAATTGGTGATCAAGGCGGGAATGATTTTGGGTGCGAAGATGGGCGATGCCAATGCGTCTATTCCTACACCGCAGCCAATTATCTATCGGCCAATGTTTGGAAATTATGGTAAGGCCGTATCGAAACTGTGTTTCAACTTCGTTTCAAAAGTATCGCTCGAAAATGGCAATATCGAAAAATTGAATTTATCCCGCAAGTGTCTTCCCGTCGAAGGATGCCGTACGGTGATGAAAAAGGATATGGTGCATAATCACGCCACACCGGACATCGTGGTGAATCCAGAAACGTATGAAGTAACGGTAGATGGTGTTTTGGCTACCTGTGAGCCTTTAAAGGAGCTTCCGATGGCACAACGCTATTTCCTGTTCTAA
- a CDS encoding response regulator transcription factor, translating into MELLLIEDEPSVISLIERGLKEEGHHISIAMDGYTGLKMAGLNHYDLILLDVMLPGMNGMDVCRNIRMSNNEVPIIILTALNQTEDIVEAFDRDADDYLTKPFRLEELKARINRYNRKSKVIVEQKNILTFDDLQLDRDSKSVQRAGVPIILTATEFRLLEFLMLNRNKVLTRIDILEEVWGMDVDLSTNVVDVYVNYLRKKIDKQFARKLIHTVIGMGYVIRHEN; encoded by the coding sequence GTGGAACTATTGCTTATAGAGGACGAACCATCGGTCATTTCCTTGATCGAGAGAGGGCTAAAAGAGGAGGGCCATCACATCAGCATTGCAATGGATGGTTATACTGGTCTTAAAATGGCTGGTTTAAATCACTATGATCTGATATTGCTGGATGTCATGTTGCCGGGTATGAATGGTATGGATGTCTGCAGAAACATCCGGATGTCCAATAATGAGGTTCCCATAATCATTCTTACCGCGCTAAATCAGACTGAAGATATTGTTGAAGCGTTTGACCGGGATGCGGATGATTATCTGACCAAGCCCTTTCGTCTGGAGGAGCTGAAAGCACGGATCAACCGTTACAATAGAAAGTCCAAAGTCATCGTTGAACAGAAGAATATCCTGACCTTCGATGACCTACAGCTTGACCGGGACAGTAAGTCGGTGCAACGGGCGGGTGTACCCATAATACTTACCGCGACCGAGTTCCGCTTACTGGAGTTTTTGATGCTCAACCGCAATAAGGTGCTGACAAGGATCGATATTTTAGAAGAAGTATGGGGGATGGATGTAGATCTCAGTACGAATGTGGTTGATGTCTATGTGAATTATCTCCGCAAAAAAATCGATAAACAATTTGCACGTAAACTGATCCATACGGTTATTGGTATGGGCTATGTGATCCGTCATGAAAATTAG
- the ureA gene encoding urease subunit gamma, with product MRLTPRETEKLLLHLAGELAAKRLKRGVKLNYPECIAYISAQIMEEARDGRSVADLMAYGTTLLKRSQVMEGVPEMIHDVQIEVTFPDGTKLVTVHDPIR from the coding sequence ATGCGTTTAACACCAAGAGAAACAGAAAAGCTGCTACTGCATCTAGCAGGTGAATTGGCGGCAAAGCGGCTCAAGCGTGGGGTGAAATTGAACTACCCCGAATGCATTGCATATATCAGTGCACAGATTATGGAGGAAGCGAGAGACGGTAGGTCTGTTGCCGACCTGATGGCTTATGGTACCACTTTGCTGAAGAGAAGCCAGGTCATGGAGGGGGTGCCTGAGATGATCCATGATGTACAGATTGAGGTTACCTTTCCCGACGGTACCAAGCTGGTGACTGTCCATGATCCAATTCGTTAA
- a CDS encoding sensor histidine kinase — protein sequence MKIRTKIVLLFSIISTLLLVVFALYVSYFTYDSLQTKFFHRLEENAVIVGDHIVHQKEENKELYIQVKRKYLKQLSEGTDHLIRVVKGSDSIRFKPNLPMPMDFYRDVIRTGKGRYMDDKTAFVAVFFKDSLHHDNLIVVSEGVDEYGHEEQGQLDRTLITGGFLAIVLIIIMSFYFADRLLKPIKDINRDLGKVDIANLDYRLFSKFSNDRDELGVLIANLNSMLNRLDISVQSQQSFIGNASHSLKTPLTIIGGEAELALHLIPKEHEARFSLETIARYADKMELIINNLLQLSRMGFKGEVDNKVIIRIDELLYEIYKAERSINKDFRLSFDFTEIPEDSDELTVYANPDLLYIAFSNIISNAYKYGNNKQVQVSISCDDHNITVKVFDKGIGIPQKDQPHIFTSFYRASNVGDIYGNGLGLVLAKNIFDLHGAELMLYSAEGQGTQVLVTLPKAAF from the coding sequence ATGAAAATTAGGACCAAGATCGTACTGTTATTTTCTATTATCAGCACGCTTTTGCTTGTTGTCTTTGCGCTGTATGTTTCTTACTTTACCTACGATAGTCTGCAGACGAAGTTCTTTCACCGTCTGGAGGAGAATGCGGTCATCGTTGGGGATCATATTGTCCATCAGAAGGAGGAGAACAAAGAGCTCTACATTCAGGTCAAGCGTAAATACCTTAAACAGCTTTCGGAAGGCACTGATCATCTGATACGGGTGGTAAAGGGCAGTGATAGTATTCGGTTTAAGCCTAATCTGCCCATGCCCATGGATTTTTACAGGGATGTCATCCGCACCGGTAAAGGGCGATATATGGATGACAAAACTGCATTTGTCGCGGTGTTTTTTAAAGATAGTCTGCATCACGATAACCTGATCGTGGTATCTGAAGGTGTAGACGAATACGGCCACGAGGAACAGGGGCAGCTGGACCGCACACTCATCACAGGCGGTTTTTTGGCGATCGTATTGATTATCATTATGTCTTTCTATTTTGCCGACCGCCTATTGAAACCGATTAAGGATATCAACCGGGATCTCGGGAAAGTGGATATTGCCAATCTCGATTATCGACTGTTCAGTAAGTTCAGCAACGACAGGGATGAACTAGGGGTCCTGATTGCCAACTTAAATTCGATGCTCAACCGTCTGGATATTTCTGTGCAATCGCAGCAGAGCTTTATCGGTAATGCCTCGCATTCGCTTAAAACGCCCTTGACGATTATTGGCGGTGAGGCTGAGCTGGCACTGCATCTGATTCCGAAAGAGCATGAAGCCCGTTTTTCGCTGGAAACCATTGCCAGATACGCCGATAAAATGGAGCTTATCATCAATAATCTCCTGCAGCTTTCACGTATGGGTTTTAAAGGAGAAGTGGATAACAAGGTCATTATCCGGATTGATGAACTGTTGTACGAAATATACAAGGCAGAACGAAGCATAAACAAGGATTTCCGCCTCTCTTTTGATTTTACCGAAATCCCCGAAGACAGCGATGAACTCACGGTCTATGCGAATCCTGATCTGCTTTACATCGCTTTCAGCAATATTATTTCCAATGCCTATAAATATGGTAACAATAAGCAGGTTCAAGTGTCGATCAGCTGCGATGATCACAATATCACTGTCAAGGTGTTTGACAAAGGAATCGGTATTCCCCAAAAAGACCAGCCCCATATTTTCACTTCTTTCTACCGTGCTTCCAATGTCGGAGATATCTATGGAAATGGGCTGGGGCTCGTGCTCGCGAAGAATATTTTTGATCTGCATGGTGCGGAACTAATGCTTTATTCCGCTGAAGGACAGGGTACTCAGGTGCTGGTCACCCTTCCGAAAGCAGCGTTCTAA
- a CDS encoding urease accessory protein UreE, with translation MILASDIKGNIRNEKQKNDSLELDFLELEWFDTEKRVIRGFTVQGREIGFRNLGEQPLFDGDILFETEQFRIVVRILPCPCLVVRPKNRLDMARICLEIGNKHIPIFINAAHEIIAAYENPLWEQLHRAGFIPVRELRVIERTHTLRIHQYAVVQNKITLAKEIRRNVDAGYSGADETTRAFYMPIDEK, from the coding sequence ATGATTTTAGCAAGCGACATTAAAGGCAATATTCGGAACGAAAAGCAAAAAAATGACAGCCTTGAGCTGGACTTTTTGGAGCTCGAATGGTTTGATACAGAGAAGCGTGTCATCCGGGGATTTACGGTCCAGGGCCGCGAGATCGGATTCAGAAATTTGGGTGAGCAGCCCTTATTTGATGGCGACATTCTGTTTGAAACGGAGCAGTTCCGTATCGTTGTCCGAATATTGCCCTGTCCTTGTCTGGTCGTGCGGCCAAAAAATAGATTGGACATGGCACGAATATGTCTGGAAATAGGGAATAAGCATATCCCTATTTTCATTAACGCAGCACACGAGATCATCGCTGCATATGAAAATCCATTGTGGGAGCAGCTGCATAGAGCCGGTTTTATTCCCGTCCGCGAATTACGGGTAATCGAACGGACACATACCCTGCGGATACATCAATATGCCGTGGTGCAAAATAAAATCACGTTAGCGAAGGAAATCCGTAGAAATGTTGATGCTGGGTATTCTGGTGCTGATGAAACAACCCGGGCATTCTATATGCCCATAGATGAAAAATAA